CGATTCCCGCAACATCTTCAAACCGAATCGTGATTTCGTCCTGAGGGCTTGTTCTCGCCTGGCTGCGGCCGAACCCCATGGCTTTGTTGGCCGCTTGCGCAGAACGGCGCAACAGCAAAGACAAACCGACAACGATCAGAAGGATCAGAGCGAGATTTCCAGCGAGGCCTGCTAGAGCCTGTTCTTGCCGGACATCCTTGACATCTAAAGGTGTACCCGATGCTTCAGCAACTCTCAGGATTTGCTGATCATTCGCCAGTACAGGAACTGTGATTTGCTTCCCATCCTGATAAGTGACCCTCACCTGACGGCGACCCGGTATCAACTCCAGCTCCTTGACAGAACCCGATGAAATCTCTTTCAGCAGAGTGCTGTAACTCACATCCGGTTGCCTTTGAAACAGGTCAAACGGACTCTTCTTTTGCTCCTCAGGCTTTGGCTTGGGCGCTGGAGTTCCCTGTTCTGACTGGGTCGACTGCTGTGAACTCACACCGCTGATGCGTTGTACCAAGACTAGCGATTTGACGAGAGGCCTCTTGGAAGTGGATCATGGTCGTTTGGCAGTGATTCGCCCGCGATGGCCGTCCCGAAGAAGAAGACCTCGAAAAGCAAGCGCAACCAGCGTCATGCTGTTTGGAAGGCCAAGGCAGCCACTGCGGCGCAGCGTGCTCTCTCCATCGGCAAGTCAGTGCTGAGTGGTCGTGCCCAGGGCTTCGTCTACCCCGTGGCTGAAGAGGACGAGGCTGAAAGCTGACTCTTCATCACTTGGATCTCGCGAACATCGCGTGATTCCGTGAGATCGATGACCGCACTGCTTAGGGGAAGGTTTCGTAACCAGCTTGGTGGCAGTGCGGCGAGCACCATGCGGTTGAAGTCGGCGAGGTCACTCGCGCGGTAGCTCACCCCGCACTGCCTCTCCAAGGTGATCAGTTGCTGCCGTTTCCAGCGCGACGATACGTCGCTCCGAACAGCGCGCAGATGCCAGAGATCATCAAGAAGTGTCCAGATCTCCTGGTAGTCGGCTAGCGAGGAAACGGCTTTGGAGCGCCATGCAAGCTCCTGCTCTGATAATCCTTCAAGGATCTCGGTTTCAATCGAGGGGAGTGGAGTTACCCCCAGAAACCAGCCTTCCAACAGCACTACATCGGGTCGTGAACTGCTGCTTCCGACTCGATCACCGCGTCCATTGCGGAGTGATTTGTCAAAACGTGGGGCCACGATCTGCCCGTTCTCTTTCCAAGATTGAAGTGCGTGCAGCATCCCACGAGTGTCGTGGCTTCCTGGAAGAGCTCGCGGGACACACCAGGGATTGCCCTGCATGCTGTTATCCAGCTGCGGAGCAGGCCAATAAAAATCATCAAGCGAAAGATGTTCAACCGGCCAGCCCAGTTGTTGAGACGCGAATTTGACCCAGCCACAAAGGGTCGATTTACCGCAACCAGGAAGAGCGCTGATACCGAGAAGAACACGTTCTCCCTGAAGCAGAGCCGACTCAACTCGGCTCAGTAATGGCAGACCTACGAAAGCAATCCAGCTGTCCACAACTGGAACCGACCACTGATGTCTGGCAAGGTTCACGCCGCCAACGTGCTCCCATCGTTTCCACCAATCATCCACGTTGGACCAGTTGAGGCTTGTCAGGAGAAGCGATAGTCCATCAGGAATGTCCTGGGGCACTGACATGCTTTGAAGCTCAAGATCCAAGCTTGTAAGCCTCAAGCACAACGGCATAGACCGTGCCGATGCGCAAGTTGTCTAGGGCTAGCCAGGGGAGCGGCCATGGGCCCGGTCGGACTTTGCTGCGCAGGCGAACAATCAGCTCAAGGATGAGCACCATTGCCAGCACCGCAGCAGGACGGTTCTGACCACTCCTCTGAAACCAGTACATGGTCACATTGCTGCCGATAAGGAAGCCGAACAACAGAGCAAGAACTCCAACACTGCGTCGTCTCCAGGGACCGACAAGTGTCTGGTTCAATTGCCTACCAATCCGGCGCTGCAACTGCTCGTAGCGAGTGGCCTGAAGGGTCATCGCGAGGGGACTGTTAACAGCAACTCCAAGTACTCCAGCGTGATCCGACCCGCTGCACAAGGGGGGCCGCTCAAGATTCTTGCGTTCTGATCAGCATCTCCGAGCTGATCCACAACGGCCTCAGCATGAGGCCCACTGGTTTGTAGCTCGGCATCCCAAGGGGATGGGGTGAGAAGACAGCGCAAACCAGCGGCATGGGCAGATTGCAGTCCAGGAGATGAATCTTCGAAAACCACAACAGCCCCTTGATCTGATCCACTCAACTCAAGCGCCAGTCGGTAAGGGGCAGGATGAGGCTTGTGTCTGTCGACATCATCTGCAGTCACCATTCCATCGAAAATTCCGGTCAATTCGCTTGGCAATGACTTCAGTAAGGCCTGAACAGAAGCCAAACCACTGCTGGTCACAATCCACTGCTGCACCGACGCTCTGTTGAGTTCCTGAAGAAGTCGACTGACACCAGGGCGAAGAGTCACCACTCCAGAGGAAACGATCTTGAGGTAGTGCTGTTGTTTTGATCGACGCAATCGCTCTAATAGGCCCTGATCAATTGGCTGCCCTATTCGTTCTGCATAACACTTCATACGCTGAAGTCCGCCGGGGATACTCAGAAGTTCGGAGTAGAGCTGCTCATTCCAGTTCCAACTCAGGCCACAGTCTGAGAACGCCTGATTGAACGCAGGACGATGCCCATTCAGCTCAGTATCAGCAAGCGTTCCATCCACATCCCAGAAGACAGCCTCTAAACGGGGCATTGCGGAGATCCGATTGGGCCCCAGCTTGACCGATCGCTTTTCAGGCGATGAGGCCCCACAATGCAACGAATCATCTACTAAGGCATGGTGGCGGGCGCCCGAGATCAGCAGTGGCGACTCCCACAACCGCTTGAGGGCGACCCACTCCCTTCAGTTGATCTTCCTCTGGCTCTGAAAGCGATGCTGTTCAGACGAGGTCTGCAGAGTCAGGAGCAGGTGCTGTTGCTTCTCAACGATCAACCGTTGCCGGCAGCAGATCGCCATTTTCCGGAATTGAATCCAGCTCTCACGAGGTTGAAAAAAGCCTGCCTCAACAACGAAGCAGTGGCCATCTGTGGCGATTACGACGCCGACGGGATGACAAGTACTGCTTTGTTAATGCGTGCTTTTGAAGCCTTGGGAGCCAGTCCTCAAGCGGCGATTCCAAGCCGGATGGCGGACGGATATGGCCTTAACAGCGGCATGGTGGAGCAGCTCCACTCCGAGGGCGTTCGTCTCCTGGTCACGGTCGACAACGGTGTAGCTGCTCATGAAGCCCTGGAGAAGGCCTCGGAACTGGGAGTCGAGGTGATCCTCACCGATCACCACACCCTTCCTGCCAACCGGCCCAAAGCACTTGCACTCATCCATCCTGCAACCACTCCGAAGGATTCTCCTTATGCCTGTCTGGCTGGGGTGGGACTGGCCTATGTATTGGCCAGAGCATTGGCAGCAGAGTTGAAGAACCCTGCCTCGATCACTACAGCGAGAGATCTGTTCTGCATTGGAACGGTGGCCGATATGGCACCACTCACCGGCGCCAATCGAACCCTGCTCCGGGAAGGACTGAGTCATCTTCATCGGAGCAGCTGCCCCGGAGTGCAAGCTCTGCAACAACTGGCTGGGCTTGGAGATCGTCCGTTAAGAGCTGATGACATCGGCTTCCAATTGGCACCGAGAATCAATGCCGTTGGCCGCATCGGTGAACCCTCCCTGGTGGTTGACCTGCTCACAGTTGACGACCCCAATCGTGCTTTCGAACTCGGACGTCAGTGCGACGCGTTGAATCGTCAGCGACGCGAGCTCTGTGATGCGATCGAAGCAGAGGCTGTCGCTTTGCTTGATAGTGATCCTTCACCCTTGCCCCCCTTTCTGCTGCTTGCGCAGGGTCATTGGCATCACGGTGTAATTGGCATCGTTGCCGCGCGTCTTGTCGAGCGATACCAACGACCCGCAGCGTTGCTGGCCAGTGACGGCGAAGGACGAATGCGGGCCTCGGTGC
Above is a window of Synechococcus sp. BIOS-U3-1 DNA encoding:
- the rpmF gene encoding 50S ribosomal protein L32 — its product is MAVPKKKTSKSKRNQRHAVWKAKAATAAQRALSIGKSVLSGRAQGFVYPVAEEDEAES
- a CDS encoding kinase, giving the protein MSVPQDIPDGLSLLLTSLNWSNVDDWWKRWEHVGGVNLARHQWSVPVVDSWIAFVGLPLLSRVESALLQGERVLLGISALPGCGKSTLCGWVKFASQQLGWPVEHLSLDDFYWPAPQLDNSMQGNPWCVPRALPGSHDTRGMLHALQSWKENGQIVAPRFDKSLRNGRGDRVGSSSSRPDVVLLEGWFLGVTPLPSIETEILEGLSEQELAWRSKAVSSLADYQEIWTLLDDLWHLRAVRSDVSSRWKRQQLITLERQCGVSYRASDLADFNRMVLAALPPSWLRNLPLSSAVIDLTESRDVREIQVMKSQLSASSSSATG
- a CDS encoding DUF565 domain-containing protein, whose amino-acid sequence is MTLQATRYEQLQRRIGRQLNQTLVGPWRRRSVGVLALLFGFLIGSNVTMYWFQRSGQNRPAAVLAMVLILELIVRLRSKVRPGPWPLPWLALDNLRIGTVYAVVLEAYKLGS
- a CDS encoding HAD-IA family hydrolase; translated protein: MPRLEAVFWDVDGTLADTELNGHRPAFNQAFSDCGLSWNWNEQLYSELLSIPGGLQRMKCYAERIGQPIDQGLLERLRRSKQQHYLKIVSSGVVTLRPGVSRLLQELNRASVQQWIVTSSGLASVQALLKSLPSELTGIFDGMVTADDVDRHKPHPAPYRLALELSGSDQGAVVVFEDSSPGLQSAHAAGLRCLLTPSPWDAELQTSGPHAEAVVDQLGDADQNARILSGPPCAAGRITLEYLELLLTVPSR
- the recJ gene encoding single-stranded-DNA-specific exonuclease RecJ; translation: MVAGARDQQWRLPQPLEGDPLPSVDLPLALKAMLFRRGLQSQEQVLLLLNDQPLPAADRHFPELNPALTRLKKACLNNEAVAICGDYDADGMTSTALLMRAFEALGASPQAAIPSRMADGYGLNSGMVEQLHSEGVRLLVTVDNGVAAHEALEKASELGVEVILTDHHTLPANRPKALALIHPATTPKDSPYACLAGVGLAYVLARALAAELKNPASITTARDLFCIGTVADMAPLTGANRTLLREGLSHLHRSSCPGVQALQQLAGLGDRPLRADDIGFQLAPRINAVGRIGEPSLVVDLLTVDDPNRAFELGRQCDALNRQRRELCDAIEAEAVALLDSDPSPLPPFLLLAQGHWHHGVIGIVAARLVERYQRPAALLASDGEGRMRASVRAPDGFAVDRALQHCTDLLDRHGGHPAAGGFTVQVTAVSALHQALNALAAQWLQSRGEDLLVEPEALLELDQIDHAFWQALQTLEPFGAGHPKPLFWSRGCRVTDQQSLRGGHLRLTLAQNGVERQAIVWRWPDNAVLSQTIDATYTVTQNHWRGETRFQLEVQALRHHHEAMELQRSRGCYRVERIDSESLKLINPDGESLVSRVNREGEFESDDSRASHPYVAALLQEACIGLGLRP